GGACCAGGTGAACCCCTCCGCTGTGCAGGCCATGGCCGAGGTCGGCATCGACATCGCCGCCGAGCAGCCCAAGGTCCTGACCACCGAGGCGGTCAAGGAGTCCGACGTCGTCATCACCATGGGCTGCGGCGACGCCTGCCCGATCTTCCCCGGCAAGCGCTACGAGGACTGGGAGCTCGAAGACCCGGCCGGCAAGAGCATCGACGGCGTGCGGCCCGTGCGCGACGAGATCAAGGGACGCGTCGAGGAGCTCATCGCCAGCCTCCTGCCCACCAACGCCTGACCGGAGCAACCCTCATGACGCAGGAGAACACCACACCCGAGATCCACGACGTGATCATCGTCGGCTCCGGCCCGGCCGGGTA
This window of the Georgenia yuyongxinii genome carries:
- a CDS encoding arsenate reductase ArsC; translated protein: MSERPSVLFVCVHNAGRSQMAAAWLSHLAGDAVEVRSAGSAPADQVNPSAVQAMAEVGIDIAAEQPKVLTTEAVKESDVVITMGCGDACPIFPGKRYEDWELEDPAGKSIDGVRPVRDEIKGRVEELIASLLPTNA